In Saccharomyces eubayanus strain FM1318 chromosome XIII, whole genome shotgun sequence, one DNA window encodes the following:
- the HOT1 gene encoding Hot1p — MNSQVNEDAIDINLGLSLPTHISPAAGSESATGSNVSTLHNDGQALNGDLLRSSTANSTPTGANQQTETIGEKLNNEEQVNSNPSASNSTIAGAGRMLSQSLTNDSPSNEISTDQLKIFQRMDEMSARMIXMEESFNQLSSKIVEQNSMVLNLKQDNFKVLNKLNILLKLVAQPSVRPSSNNAQNKLAVDLLNSISAVSGAYLQKMQNNCSGNQHNTEPHTGLPNAPLTSNHHSGTNASINVQTNAAHLNNQFSNALTTILPDQRSNRYNNAQNINTLPQANAKHFSNPGAGPVPNAHANQNQPQIQNHNPNSNQQVNRSPIAFPSASTDKAFKLNPNGIKRRRRNTQNGNNSGTNINGMSSIQRPITMLSPLTNSHNSTTSMNYTPSSIHSSITSASNSFHDLNSLNNFGTTAALNLPSLSLDNTSFPTNPNGAFPNTNNINNAQQPLSFSQLINQASTTSELLTNGGGGVNTNIVKRNRSSTLPSHSKPMEMKNNVDDDGYQEDDDDGDDEXDGRDNEEDSTAEEDEVDDEIETEVKKVSANKRRRNLLHKRGDSLNGRRKHHDEPAGRHNSNPNSNPNPNSNLHYRILKAPTDVKTIWEEYSIGIRGKPSIKYLESKYGNKWRLNKNKKTFSRRKRLYKFILNGMDKGKTAQEMIETLENKRLYKDDEDGEVKKRTIGWLQESLAGL, encoded by the coding sequence ATGAACAGCCAAGTAAATGAGGATGCTATAGACATCAATCTTGGTCTCTCTTTGCCCACCCACATTTCGCCAGCGGCCGGCTCTGAGAGCGCCACTGGCAGCAACGTCAGCACACTTCACAACGATGGGCAGGCGCTAAATGGCGATCTCTTGAGGAGTTCCACGGCAAACTCAACGCCGACAGGTGCTAACCAGCAGACTGAAACTATTGGCGAGAAGCTGAATAACGAGGAGCAAGTGAACTCAAATCCCTCTGCTTCGAACTCGACCATTGCGGGCGCAGGACGTATGCTGAGTCAGTCTTTGACAAACGACTCGCCCTCGAATGAGATATCTACTGACCAGTTGAagattttccaaagaatggATGAGATGAGCGCAAGAATGATTRAGATGGAGGAGAGTTTTAATCAGTTGTCCAGCAAAATCGTGGAGCAAAACTCGATGGTTCTAAACTTAAAGCAAGATAACTTTAAAGTCTTGAACAAGTTGAACATACTACTTAAACTAGTGGCGCAACCGAGTGTGCGCCCAAGCTCGAACAATGCCCAGAATAAGCTTGCCGTCGATTTGCTAAATTCGATATCAGCCGTTAGCGGCGCTTACTTGCAGAAAATGCAAAATAATTGTTCTGGTAATCAGCACAATACGGAGCCACACACCGGGCTTCCCAACGCCCCCCTCACTTCGAACCATCATTCAGGTACAAATGCAAGTATCAATGTACAGACGAACGCCGCACACCTAAACAACCAATTTTCCAATGCATTAACAACAATTTTGCCCGATCAGCGGTCCAATCGATATAATAATGctcaaaatataaatacacTTCCGCAAGCAAACGCGAAACATTTTTCGAATCCAGGTGCAGGTCCTGTCCCAAACGCACATGCCAACCAGAACCAACCGCAAATTCAGAACCATAatccaaattcaaatcagCAAGTAAATCGCTCGCCTATTGCTTTCCCCAGTGCTTCAACGGATAAGGCATTCAAGTTGAATCCGAATGGAATCAAAAGGCGTAGAAGAAATACTCAAAACGGCAACAATTCGGGCACTAATATTAATGGTATGAGTTCCATTCAAAGGCCCATAACAATGCTGTCTCCGTTGACAAATTCCCACAATTCTACCACGAGTATGAATTATACGCCTTCTTCCATTCATTCGAGTATTACTAGCGCTTCAAATTCGTTTCATGATCTAAATTCGCTGAACAATTTCGGCACAACGGCAGCTTTAAATTTACCTAGTTTAAGTCTCGATAACACTTCGTTTCCCACAAATCCAAATGGCGCATTTCCTAATaccaacaacatcaacaatgCCCAACAGcctttatcattttctcaGTTAATTAATCAAGCAAGTACTACGTCTGAGCTATTAACGAACGGTGGCGGCGGCGTAAACACAAACATTGTAAAGAGAAATAGAAGTTCTACCTTACCATCGCACTCGAAACCAATGGAGATGAAAAATAACGTTGACGACGATGGTTAtcaagaagacgatgatgacggCGATGATGAARGCGATGGACGCgataacgaagaagacagtactgctgaagaagacgaagtgGATGACGAGATTGAGACCGAGGTCAAGAAAGTCTCTGCCAATAAGCGTAGAAGAAATTTACTGCACAAAAGAGGTGATTCTCTCAATGGTAGAAGAAAGCATCACGATGAGCCAGCAGGCAGACACAACTCAAACCCAAACTCAAACCCAAACCCAAACTCAAACCTACATTACAGGATACTAAAGGCACCCACTGACGTGAAGACAATATGGGAAGAGTATAGCATTGGTATCAGGGGGAAACCGTCTATCAAGTACCTTGAGTCCAAATACGGTAACAAATGGAGGCTgaataaaaacaagaagacaTTTTCAAGACGGAAAAGACTCTACAAGTTCATTTTGAATGGCATGGACAAAGGCAAAACAGCACAGGAGATGATAGAGACCCTAGAGAACAAGAGGCTATACAAAGATGACGAGGACGGggaagtaaaaaaaagaaccatCGGCTGGTTGCAAGAGAGCCTTGCCGGACTTTAG